The sequence ATAAATATAATTAATTATATTTTTTTTAATATAATTTAAGCTTTTTAGATAGTGTATTAAACTGTAAAAAACTTCAACCACATTAAACCTTTCAAATGATACGTTTTCTGTAGCAGCTTTTTTTCTTTTGACATAATAAAACATTACTTCTTTTACGCAAGCAACCTTGTCTGAATGCGCTAGAAATTTAAGCGTGAATTCTTGATCCTCACCGTAAGTATTATGTATAGAAAAATTTAAATTGTGTTTATCTATTATTTCTTTCTTATAAATTGCATTTCCAACATAAATCCATATGTCTTTCTTTAACATCCAAAATAATGCATCTTCACCTGTGATTAGATTATCAAAATACCTGTATGACTTTTGATAAGGAAGTATATTACCATCTTCTTCATCTACTATATTACCACCACACATAACACAATCCACTTCATTCTTTACCATTGTAGAATACATTTTTTCTAAAAAGGAATTAGAAACATAATCATCCCCATCTATAAAAAAAACATATTCACCGCATGCTTTTGATAAACCTTTATTTCTGGCAGAACTAACCCCATTATTTTTTTGATTTAAAATCATATAATTGATCATTGATTGTGAAAGTATAGATTCTACTATATCTATGGTTCTATCACTAGAACCGTCATTGACTATTATTATTTCAAAATCCTTAAATGTTTGATTTATTATTGAACATAATGTTTTCTTTATATATCCCTCGACATTATAAACTGGAATTATTATACTGACTTTCAAATGCTGCTGTCGTTCTACCATATTTTTTCCACCCTTTATAAAAGGAATTTGCCGTGTCAAAGACCATTCTAATTTTCAATTTACAAAGTATCCATCGAAAAGTCATCTCTTTTTACATAATATAATACTCTGTCCTCTTTATTGATTCCTTAAATGAGACAACCTCATAATCTAATATATTTCCATTCATAAAAACACCTTGACTCCCAGGCATTTGTTGTTCATAAATAAAAGAACCAAAGACCTTCTTAAAAGTCCCTGATTGTTTTAGCCCCATTGAAACTGCCCAGTTAATTACATTTGAGGTCTTAATTTTTTTACCATGATATGCTGCTATAAGCTTTACCAATTCAGTTGTATTCACAAATTCTTTATTTTGGGGAAAGAATACCCCTCTACCCTTAAAATCAATTAATAACCTTATAAATTCTGTTAAGTTATCGATATATATCATACTCCGCTTATTATCTATATCAGGAAAAAGTGGCAATTTTATTGCCATATTTGCTAGTCTGGAATAGTTACCAGGACATCCTCTTCCATATACAATCGGTGGCCGTAGAGTTGCTATACAAAAATTTTTAGAATTCATCTCAAAAAGGAGTTTTTCAGCTTCATATTTTGACTTAGCATAAAAGGTCTTTGGAGTTGGCGTAGTTTCTTCAGTAATATAGCCACTTTCTTTACCATAAACACCCATAGTACTCATAAATATAAATTGCCTTACACCTTCTTCTTTAGCTTTTTTAGCAAGTTTAACTGTTAAATCTCTATTTACTTTAAAATACTTATCCGTATCGTTTTCTTTAACATGTACAATTGCTGCTGTATGAAAAATGACATCATACCCAGAGAAAGAATTTTCTTTCCATTGATCATCTCTAATATTAATAAAATCTACAGAATACATATCAGGATATTGTGAAACCCATCCTTGAAATGATGTACCTATATAACTATTAACTCCTGTTATAAGTATCTTTTTCATTTTGAAACATACTCCTTATTTGTAGGAGTTTTCTTTTCAGGACCTAGATTGATATCAACTATGTACTTATCGAAATATTTATCTTCACCAAATAACACAACACCAACAGTTCTAATGATTATCTTCAGATCAAGTAATAAACTATAATGCTCTACATAATAAACATCAAACTTATACCGGTCTTCTAAAGAAAGATATATATTACCACTTACCTGTGCTAACCCTGTCATACCTGGGCTCATATTAAGTCTTTTAGAAATTTCATTCGTATACTCAGCAAGAGATTCCACTCTTTCAGGTCTAGGACCAACGAGGCTCATTTCTCCCTTTAACACATTTAATACTTGGGGAATTTCATCTAATTTGCTTCTTCTAAGGAATTTTCCAATAGCTGTGATACGGTCATCATCTTTCATTACTTCTTGACCTTTCACCATCTTTTCTGAACCTGGTTTCATAGTCCTGAATTTATATACCTTAAAGATTTCCTTATTTAACCCTGGTCTATCTTGCAAGAAAAAAACGGGACCAGAAGAAGTAGCCTTAATTATGATTGCAATAAAAAACCATATTGGTAGAAATGGAATAAGAACTATTAAAGATACAACAATATCACAAAAACGCTTAATCAATTTTTGAAATGTCTTATCTATCATAGACTATACCTCTATCTCATAATCGATAGGAATTAAATACCCATCAACAAGTTTTATAGATCCTTCGTCTTTATTTGTTTTAGCAGACCAAATTCGGTATACTTTATCTTCAACTTTATGGAAAGCACCTGGATAAGGATGTGTAACTGCTCTTACTAACTTATCTGCATCGTCCATAGTCATACTGCTTAAAATTTCCCCATCTTCAGGCTTTCTACCAGGCCATTCTGAAGCTTCTATTTCATTTTGTTTCTTAAGTGTTATATTGTTAGTGACGATGTCTTTCCAATACTTTTCAATTAATTTAATATGCATATCATCAACAATTTGATAAAGTTGGGTTGCAGTTGTGTTCTGATCTAATTTGATAACCCCTTGACCAATAATATCACCAGTATCGACACCTTCATCTAGCTTAAACATAGTTACGCCTGTTTCATCTAAACCCTTGATAATTGTCCATGGTATTGCTGCCCGTCCTCTACCAATTGGTAATAGAGTCGGATGCATACCGATACAACCATGCGAAGGAGTTTCAAGGACTTCTTTTTTTGCAATTTGCGACCAGCCAATAATAAACAGCCAATCAATCTGGTTTTTCTTTAATGCGGAAAGAACCTCCTGATCGTTGATATTATCAATCTTTAATAGAGGTATATAATGTTCACTTGCAAAATCATCTAAATAAACTCTTCCAGACTTATCTTTTGCTTTTTCATCTTTAAGGGTAATAATTAAATCTACTTTGCCGCTAATACGATAGATCTCTTCAATACAACTAAGCCCTAATTGAACGCAAGTTGCAAATGCAATTTTCTTCTTCAAAATATACCATCCTCTCTACTTTCTAGAATCCACGTCTAAATACACTCTCAAAAGCTTCAGCATAAACCATTCCAGATTGTCCACCACGGTATGCAGCTAGTCCTTTGATTGCTTCCTCACTTCTAGGGTGAGGATAAGCTCTCATAACACCACGATATTGGGCGAGAGCTTCTATTTTTTTTTCCACACTTAATTCACCAACTTCAATAAACATGTTTGGTGAAAACTGATTCATTGCTTTATTTAAGCCCCATTCCGTAGAAGATGGTACCTCCATAAAAAGTAGTTCTTTAAGAGGAGCTACATCATTTCTTCTTTGGAATAACCTCACTGCTGCTTGACATGCCATAGAAGTGTGAAGATGGTCATTATTAAGGTCTGCAGGATGGTGAGTAAATACTATATCAGCATTTGTTTCAAGTATAGCTGCTTCAATAAACTGAACAAGTTTTAAATGACCTGCATTGTTAAACTCTATATTCGGAAAATTACCAGATATAACTCTATCAACACCTAATTTATTCATAGAGTTATTCACATCTTCATTAAGCTCATCTGTAGTAGGGCGAAAATTCCTGGCATTTACTTCTCCAGATAATATACAGACATTTACAGAATGTCCTTCTTGAGCAAGCTTATAAATTGAGGCGCCCGCCCCTAGAACCTCATCATCTGGATGTGCAACAACAACTAAATATGACATATGATTTGACCTCACTTTTTTATTCTCTCTTTTGGATTATAATGTAATCAAATAATCACCTATTTTATATAGTCGACAAAGAAAGTAACATCCTGCCTTTATTTCGCTACTCCTACCCTCTTGATTCGCTCCGCATATACGATCCTCATTAAATGATCCTTCAATTGCTCTTTATCGTGTTCTGTAAAATGACTAATTAAATCCCACAATTGATTTTCTTCAACATTGACTGTTTTGCCAACATAAATTTTTTCATATATCGCTTCCGGATGAACTTCATTTTCTCCAAGTAATTCTTCATACATTTTCTCGCCTGGTCGGATTCCGGAATAGCTTATTATAATTTCGTTTTCTGTATAACCTGAAAGCTTAATCAAATTCTTAGCCAAATCAACAATCTTAACAGGCTCACCCATGTCCAGCACAAAAATCTCTCCACCATGAGCTAAAGTCCCCGCCTGAATCACAAGCCTAGAAGCTTCCGGTATCGTCATAAAATACCTAGTCATCTCAGGATGGGTCACTGTAACCGGCCCACCCTGTTCAATCTGTTTCTTAAACAAGGGAATAACACTGCCACGACTTCCAAGCACATTACCGAATCGTACAGCAACAAATTTCGTTTTACTTGTCTTAGCAAGAGTTTGTACGATCATCTCTGCCACACGCTTCGTTGCGCCCATCACATTGGTCGGATTAACAGATTTATCTGTAGAAACTAAAACAAAAGTATGAATGCCGAAAGCATCTGCCGCATCCGCTACGTTCTTCGTACCAATGATATTGTTCTTGACTGCTTCGTGTGGGTTGTATTCCATTAACGGAACATGTTTGTGTGCTGCTGCATGATAGATAATTCTCGGATTATGCTCCTGGACAATTTCGAATATTCGTTCACGGTCTTGTACATCTGCAATAATAGGTATAATTTCAATAGCTGTATCTTTGTATTTATTTCGCAGTTCCATGTCAATCGAATAAATACTAAACTCACCGTGTCCGACTAATAGAATTTTTCTCGGAGTAAATCGCATTAACTGCCTGCAAATTTCAGAGCCGATTGAACCTCCGGCCCCTGTTACCATCACGGTATTATCAGTGACATATTCTGAAATCGAATTGATATCTAATTCGACAGGCTCTCTACCAAGCACATCTTCCACATCAACATTCTTCAAAGAACTAACTGAAATTTTGCCGGAGACAATATCCTCTATCTTCGGTACCATTTGTACTCGTTTATTCGTACTGTTACAAATAGTAACCAGTTCAGATAAAGCACCATTCGTTAATGACGGAATCGCGATGACAATGTGATCAATTTCTAGTTCACTTACGATATCAGGAATTTCTTTCGTGTGTCCTGCAACCGGAATATCGTATAATTGCATTTTATGCTTGGCCATATCGTCGTCGACAAAGGCTACTGGTAATAGATCGTTATGATGCTGTTCATTCTTTAATTGCCTTGCAATCATCGCACCTGCTGACCCTGCACCGACAATTAATGTTCGTTGTTTATTCTTCTTATCATGCATGAAACGGTCCCGGTAGACTCTCCAGACAAACCGCGAGCCGCCGATAAGCATTATATGTAATAACCATGTGACAATAAGTGCTCGTTTATAAATCGTAAAATCATTAAATAAGAACTGAACAATTCCTGTTGCTACAATCGTAAATGTGATCGCTTTTACAATAGCAATTAATTCTCCCACACTCGCATATGCCCATACCTTGTGATACAGCTTGTAGATAAAGGCGAACAAGTGATGGAAGAGAAGCAGCGCGATTGATGATACTGCCACTACTTCTGCCTTCTGCAAGGAATAATTCGGATAAACAACCCAGGAAGCGATAAAAATGGCAGTACTTACGATGATTGAATCTAATAAAACTAATAATAATATCCGTTGCTTATAACCCATCAGTAGATCCCTTCCATCTCATTATTATTGTCTTACTTCGAATTCACTTGCCAGCTGATCAACAAACTTCCGTACA is a genomic window of Gracilibacillus salinarum containing:
- a CDS encoding sugar transferase, with the translated sequence MIDKTFQKLIKRFCDIVVSLIVLIPFLPIWFFIAIIIKATSSGPVFFLQDRPGLNKEIFKVYKFRTMKPGSEKMVKGQEVMKDDDRITAIGKFLRRSKLDEIPQVLNVLKGEMSLVGPRPERVESLAEYTNEISKRLNMSPGMTGLAQVSGNIYLSLEDRYKFDVYYVEHYSLLLDLKIIIRTVGVVLFGEDKYFDKYIVDINLGPEKKTPTNKEYVSK
- a CDS encoding NAD-dependent epimerase/dehydratase family protein, whose product is MKKILITGVNSYIGTSFQGWVSQYPDMYSVDFINIRDDQWKENSFSGYDVIFHTAAIVHVKENDTDKYFKVNRDLTVKLAKKAKEEGVRQFIFMSTMGVYGKESGYITEETTPTPKTFYAKSKYEAEKLLFEMNSKNFCIATLRPPIVYGRGCPGNYSRLANMAIKLPLFPDIDNKRSMIYIDNLTEFIRLLIDFKGRGVFFPQNKEFVNTTELVKLIAAYHGKKIKTSNVINWAVSMGLKQSGTFKKVFGSFIYEQQMPGSQGVFMNGNILDYEVVSFKESIKRTEYYIM
- a CDS encoding formyltransferase family protein — encoded protein: MKKKIAFATCVQLGLSCIEEIYRISGKVDLIITLKDEKAKDKSGRVYLDDFASEHYIPLLKIDNINDQEVLSALKKNQIDWLFIIGWSQIAKKEVLETPSHGCIGMHPTLLPIGRGRAAIPWTIIKGLDETGVTMFKLDEGVDTGDIIGQGVIKLDQNTTATQLYQIVDDMHIKLIEKYWKDIVTNNITLKKQNEIEASEWPGRKPEDGEILSSMTMDDADKLVRAVTHPYPGAFHKVEDKVYRIWSAKTNKDEGSIKLVDGYLIPIDYEIEV
- a CDS encoding PIG-L deacetylase family protein; the encoded protein is MSYLVVVAHPDDEVLGAGASIYKLAQEGHSVNVCILSGEVNARNFRPTTDELNEDVNNSMNKLGVDRVISGNFPNIEFNNAGHLKLVQFIEAAILETNADIVFTHHPADLNNDHLHTSMACQAAVRLFQRRNDVAPLKELLFMEVPSSTEWGLNKAMNQFSPNMFIEVGELSVEKKIEALAQYRGVMRAYPHPRSEEAIKGLAAYRGGQSGMVYAEAFESVFRRGF
- a CDS encoding polysaccharide biosynthesis protein yields the protein MGYKQRILLLVLLDSIIVSTAIFIASWVVYPNYSLQKAEVVAVSSIALLLFHHLFAFIYKLYHKVWAYASVGELIAIVKAITFTIVATGIVQFLFNDFTIYKRALIVTWLLHIMLIGGSRFVWRVYRDRFMHDKKNKQRTLIVGAGSAGAMIARQLKNEQHHNDLLPVAFVDDDMAKHKMQLYDIPVAGHTKEIPDIVSELEIDHIVIAIPSLTNGALSELVTICNSTNKRVQMVPKIEDIVSGKISVSSLKNVDVEDVLGREPVELDINSISEYVTDNTVMVTGAGGSIGSEICRQLMRFTPRKILLVGHGEFSIYSIDMELRNKYKDTAIEIIPIIADVQDRERIFEIVQEHNPRIIYHAAAHKHVPLMEYNPHEAVKNNIIGTKNVADAADAFGIHTFVLVSTDKSVNPTNVMGATKRVAEMIVQTLAKTSKTKFVAVRFGNVLGSRGSVIPLFKKQIEQGGPVTVTHPEMTRYFMTIPEASRLVIQAGTLAHGGEIFVLDMGEPVKIVDLAKNLIKLSGYTENEIIISYSGIRPGEKMYEELLGENEVHPEAIYEKIYVGKTVNVEENQLWDLISHFTEHDKEQLKDHLMRIVYAERIKRVGVAK
- a CDS encoding glycosyltransferase family 2 protein, whose protein sequence is MVERQQHLKVSIIIPVYNVEGYIKKTLCSIINQTFKDFEIIIVNDGSSDRTIDIVESILSQSMINYMILNQKNNGVSSARNKGLSKACGEYVFFIDGDDYVSNSFLEKMYSTMVKNEVDCVMCGGNIVDEEDGNILPYQKSYRYFDNLITGEDALFWMLKKDIWIYVGNAIYKKEIIDKHNLNFSIHNTYGEDQEFTLKFLAHSDKVACVKEVMFYYVKRKKAATENVSFERFNVVEVFYSLIHYLKSLNYIKKNIINYIYSVRIPEERILILYLILKEVKLKKVNFHLFDQFPIKEEFKRYVKSQAVGKNFKLNQSIKIYLLNEHLFVFIIRFQRLLNK